From Rhododendron vialii isolate Sample 1 chromosome 10a, ASM3025357v1, the proteins below share one genomic window:
- the LOC131303982 gene encoding amino-acid permease BAT1 homolog — protein sequence MTLVGEMDSGEKRLNELGYKQELRREMTLFKTLAISFSTMTLFTGITPLYGSSLLYAGPASLVWGWVVVSFFTWFVGIAMAEICSSFPTTGSLYFWAAHLAGPKWGPFASWCCAWLETIGLIAGIGTQAYAGSQTLQSIILLCSGTNKDGGYLAPKWLFLCMYMGLTVIWAFLNTFALEVIAFIDVISIWWQVIGGLVIVIMLPLVALTTQPASYVFTSFEVAPESTGISSKAYAAILSLLVSQYSLYGYDAAAHLTEETKGADKNGPIAILSSIGIITVFGWAYILALTFSIQNPSYLFDPTSETAGTFVPAQILYDAFHGRYHNATGAIILLFVIWGSFFFGGLSITTSAARVVYALARDGGIPFSSVWRKIHPKHKVPSNAVWLCAAICILLGLPILKVNVIFTAITSICTIGWVGGYAVPIFARLTMDEKNFKAGPFYLGKASRPICLVAVLWICYTCSVFLLPTYYPITWNTFNYAPVALGVGLGVILLWWVVDARKWFKGPVRNIDVSNGKV from the exons ATGACCCTCGTCGGGGAAATGGATTCAGGGGAGAAAAGGCTCAATGAGCTAGGATACAAGCAAGAACTCAGGAGAGAGATG ACTCTGTTCAAGACGCTGGCAATATCATTTTCGACAATGACACTTTTCACAGGGATAACTCCTCTGTATGGTTCAAGCCTGCTATACGCAGGGCCAGCAAGCCTTGTTTGGGGATGGGTTGTGGTGTCATTTTTCACCTGGTTTGTTGGCATTGCAATGGCTGAAATCTGCTCCTCTTTTCCT ACAACGGGTTCTCTTTATTTCTGGGCTGCCCATTTAGCAGGCCCCAAATGGGGGCCATTCGCATCGTGGTGCTGTGCTTGGCTTGAGACAATAGGGCTAATAGCGGGCATAGGAACACAg GCTTATGCAGGTTCTCAGACTTTGCAAAGTATCATTCTGTTATGCTCCGGCACGAATAAGGATGGAGGCTACTTGGCTCCAAAATGGTTATTCTTGTGCATGTACATGGGCCTTACTGTGATATGGGCATTCCTCAACACATTTGCTTTGGAAGTTATTGCTTTCATTGATGTCATTTCAATATGGTGGCAG GTTATTGGAGGACTTGTCATAGTTATTATGCTACCCCTTGTAGCGCTGACAACGCAGCCTGCTTCATACGTGTTCACTTCTTTTGAAGTGGCACCAGAATCTACTGGGATATCAAGCAAAGCTTATGCAGCAATTCTCTCTCTGCTTGTCAGTCAGTATTCACTGTACGGATATGATGCTGCTGCACATCTGACTGAAGAAACGAAGGGTGCAGACAAGAATGGACCAATTGCCATTCTCTCTAGCATTGGAATAATTACTGTATTTGGTTGGGCTTACATCTTGGCCCTCACTTTCAGCATTCAG AATCCAAGCTACCTGTTTGATCCAACGAGCGAAACTGCTGGGACATTTGTACCAGCTCAAATACTCTACGATGCATTCCACGGGAGATATCACAATGCTACGGGTGCTatcattttgctttttgtcaTCTGGGGCTCATTCTTCTTTGGTGGGCTTTCAATCACCACAAGTGCAGCCAGAGTG GTATACGCTCTAGCAAGAGATGGTGGGATTCCATTTTCATCCGTGTGGCGAAAAATTCACCCGAAACACAAAGTTCCCTCGAACGCAGTGTGGCTTTGTGCAGCCATATGCATTCTTCTCGGACTCCCCATCCTGAAAGTAAATGTAATTTTCACGGCAATAACTTCCATATGCACGATAGGCTGGGTTGGTGGTTACGCTGTTCCAATATTTGCAAGATTGACCATGGACGAAAAGAACTTCAAAGCTGGACCATTTTACTTGGGAAAAGCAAGCAGGCCAATTTGCTTGGTGGCTGTGTTATGGATTTGTTATACTTGCTCCGTTTTCCTTCTCCCAACGTATTATCCGATCACTTGGAATACTTTCAATTATGCACCTGTTGCTCTGGGTGTGGGTCTTGGTGTCATATTGCTTTGGTGGGTAGTAGATGCCAGAAAATGGTTTAAGGGGCCTGTTAGGAACATTGATGTTTCAAATGGGAAAGTCTGA